The proteins below are encoded in one region of Mycobacterium shinjukuense:
- a CDS encoding PPE domain-containing protein, with the protein MNYSVLPPEINSLRMFVGAGSAPMLRRRRAWDGLAAELATARRRFRR; encoded by the coding sequence ATGAATTACTCTGTGTTGCCGCCGGAGATCAATTCGTTGCGGATGTTCGTCGGTGCCGGGTCGGCGCCGATGCTTCGACGGCGGCGCGCCTGGGACGGGTTGGCCGCGGAGTTGGCGACGGCGCGTCGTCGTTTTCGGCGGTGA